One Helianthus annuus cultivar XRQ/B chromosome 7, HanXRQr2.0-SUNRISE, whole genome shotgun sequence genomic region harbors:
- the LOC110866403 gene encoding uncharacterized mitochondrial protein AtMg00810-like has product MRTRAMDGISKPVHKLNLHASTIIPLPKRPTDALSIPEWYDAMETEFHALIKNETWELVPRHPAMHIIRSMWLFKHKFKSDGTLERYKARLVCDGRLQQVGIDCGDTFSPVVKPATIRIILSLALSNSWSVHQLDVTNAFLHGNLHETVYMHQPMGFRHRDFPDHVCRLKKSLYGLKQAPRAWYQRFTDYVLTVGFIQSRCDASLFIFHHGHDVAFLLLYVDDIVLVTSSDLLRQRLMANLAGEFAMKDLGPLSFFLGISVSRIQDTMFLSQHAYALDIIKRANMTQCNPVATPVDTNAKLSASSGDAFSDPTLYRSLAGALQYLTFTRPDISYAVQQVCMHMDAPKTGHWLALKRIIRYIKGTASFGLTIGPTTSNSLVAYTDADWAGCPDTRRSTSGYCVYYGDNLISWSSKRQPTISRSSAEAEYRAVANVVSEICWL; this is encoded by the coding sequence ATGCGGACTCGAGCCATGGATGGCATCTCTAAGCCCGTCCACAAACTTAACCTCCACGCTTCCACTATAATCCCCCTACCCAAACGACCCACCGATGCCTTGTCCATTCCCGAATGGTATGACGCCATGGAAACCGAATTTCACGCTCTTATTAAAAACGAGACTTGGGAATTAGTTCCGAGACATCCGGCCATGCACATTATTAGAAGTATGTGGCTCTTTAAACACAAGTTCAAATCGGATGGTACTTTGGAGCGATACAAAGCGCGGTTAGTATGTGACGGTCGTCTTCAACAAGTGGGCATTGACTGTGGCGATACATTCAGCCCGGTAGTAAAACCGGCTACCATACGTATTATTTTATCACTGGCCCTCTCCAACTCATGGTCCGTTCACCAGTTAGATGTCACAAACGCTTTTTTACACGGCAATCTTCATGAAACAGTATATATGCACCAGCCGATGGGCTTTCGACATCGTGATTTCCCGGACCACGTTTGTCGCCTTAAAAAGTCGTTATATGGGTTAAAGCAGGCTCCACGGGCATGGTACCAACGTTTTACCGATTATGTTCTTACAGTCGGATTTATTCAAAGTCGGTGTGACGCTTCTCTGTTTATATTTCATCATGGACACGACGTTGCTTTCTTGCTACTCTATGTTGATGACATAGTTCTAGTCACCTCGTCTGACCTTCTTCGGCAACGTCTGATGGCTAATCTTGCTGGTGAATTCGCCATGAAGGATCTTGGCCCGTTAAGTTTCTTTCTCGGCATATCGGTTTCGCGGATCCAAGACACCATGTTTTTATCCCAACATGCGTATGCACTCGATATCATTAAACGGGCAAACATGACTCAATGTAATCCAGTTGCTACTCCAGTCGATACCAATGCTAAACTTAGTGCCTCGTCTGGCGACGCCTTCTCTGACCCCACTCTTTACCGGAGTTTAGCGGGAGCTTTGCAATATCTAACGTTTACCCGTCCAGACATAAGCTATGCGGTACAGCAAGTTTGCATGCACATGGATGCCCCAAAAACAGGTCATTGGCTCGCTTTGAAAAGAATTATAAGGTACATTAAGGGTACAGCCTCTTTTGGTTTAACAATCGGCCCCACCACCTCCAACTCGCTAGTAGCCTACACCGACGCCGACTGGGCTGGCTGCCCCGACACTCGACGGTCGACTAGTGGCTATTGTGTCTACTACGGTGACAACCTTATCTCGTGGTCCTCCAAACGGCAACCAACTATTTCTCGGTCAAGCGCGGAAGCCGAATACCGGGCCGTTGCCAACGTTGTGTCAGAAATATGTTGGCTTTGA